TGACCGTCACCGTGCGCTGCGGGGAAAACGAGCCTCGGTCGAGTAGGAGAGTCTCGAGGGAGTCGCCGCTGAGCAGCTCCATGACGATGAAGGCCGTCCCGTCGTCCTCGACGCCGACGTCGAAGATCTCCACGATGTTGGGGTGCCCGATGGCACTCGCGGACTGGGCCTCGAGGAAGAACCTGTGGACGGTGGCCTTGTCGTCCGTGGCCACGGTGTTCATGACCTTGACCGCGACCCGACGGCTGATCAGGGTGTGCTCGGCTTCCCACACCGTTCCCATGCCGCCCTCGCCGATGAGCCGCACCAGCCGGTACTTCTTGTCGAGGACTCTGCCGAGTAGTTCGCTCATGTCGCTTTCATGTTCGTGCTTGGAGCGACATCAACGTAACGACGATAACCGAGAAGGCAAGCGCGGTGGGCGTTGCGCCCGGACACGAAGACGATTGATTTCGGCAGTGCGGATTGCGCTGAACGACGCGGCGGGCCTACCGTCGGTTCGGGCGGGGATCAGTCGTCGAAGTTGCCGGCCGCGCCCTTGTCGGAGGCGATCGTCTTCGCGCGCTCGCGGATCTTCTCGGGGGTCCAGTCGGCGGCCTTCTCGACGCGCTCGGCCTTGGGCCCGAGGTCGAAGGAGCCGGCCTTCAGGATCGCCTCGATGCCCAGATCGGCCGTGTCCGTGGCGTAGAAGACGTTGGCGAAGAGGTTGTAGACGAAGTCCTCGACTGCCTGGATCGACCGCTCCCGGATCGCCGCGGGCTGGCGCTGGATCTTGTTCTCGAAGGGCAGGTTGATGCTCTTGTAGTCGCCGGCCTTCCACTTCTTCTCGGTGCCGTACGCGACCATCTCCGCCCACAGCTCCTCGGTCACGCCCGCGCCCGGGACCTTGACCAGGCGCTTCTCGGCGTCGAGCTCGGCGTTGCCGTAGTCGTTGACCTTGACGCCCCAGCTGATCATCTGCAGCGCGGTGGCGACGTTCGCCTTGGTCGTGTGGGTCTCCTTGGCGATGCGGCGCAGCCTTTCGCTCGAGTTGCCCGAGGTGCCGTGCTGCGCGCCCGAGAGCTTGTAGGGCTCGAGCGCCTCGTGGATCCCCGCGGTGAGCTCCACCTGGATCCCGGCCTCGCTCGCCTCGATGCCGTGGGTCGTGCCGTTGTTGAGGGCGATCCAGTCGGGGAAGATGCCGTGGGCGTTCAGCCCGCGGATCAGGAACAGCGCCTCCCCCTTCGTGGACAGTCCCTCCTTGCCCTTGATCTCGCCGACCTCGGTCTCGTGCCCGGCCCAGGCCGGGATGTACTGGTTCAGATCGAGGCTGGCCAACAGGTTCTCGTCGTCGGGCAGGTGCGAGGCGTCGATGGCGATGGAGGTCAGGCCGGCCTCGAACATCGACGGGATCTCGGTGCGCGCGGCCTCGACGTCCTTGGCGCCCTTGATCCCGTAGTGATCGGCGTGGAGCGCCACGGGCACGGTGATGCCGAGCTCGTTGGCCACGGCGTCGACGTAGGTCGCCATGTTCCAGTAGTTCACCGCGCAGTAGGCGCCGGCGCCGCCCTCGGACTTGGCGATCTCGATGATCACCGCGGCGTTCGCGCGCTGCGCGGCCCTGAGGACGCCCTGGATCACCAGCCTGTTGCGGGCGTTGGCCGCGATGGTCATGGCCTTGCCCTTGGCGCGCATGGCGCGGTCCACGACCTTGCCGCTGACGATCAGCGCCTTCGAGTTGGGGAACAGCTTGCGCACGTTCGGCGGGCGGCCGACCTCGAGCGCACGGTTGAAAGACTTCGCGTCGATGCCCATTCTGCTCTCCTTGGCTGGCGTCGCCGGCCCCGTCGCCGGCTCGTAGTTTCGGGGTTAGTACCCCGCCGCGCGGGTGTCAAGGACGGCGGGCGCCTCGCCGCGACCGACATCTAATGCTAGGTTGTCGGTCGGATCCAACGCGAGGAGGCATCGAGAATGGCGACGAGCTACAAGGACCTGGGGCTGGTCAACACGAAGAGGATGTTCGCGGCCGCGTTCCGGGGCGGCTTCGCCATCCCGGCGTACAACTTCAACAACATGGAGCAGCTCCAGGCGATCGCGCTCGGGTGCGCCGAGTCCGACTCGCCGTTCATCCTCCAGGTGTCGGGCGGCGCGCGCAAGTACGCGAACCAGACGCTGCTGCGCTACATGGCCGAGGGCGCGGCGCAGATGATGAAGGAGGTGAACCCGCACTTGAGGTTCTGCCTCCACCTGGATCACGGCGACACGTACGAGCTGTGCGCCTCCTGCATCGAGACCGGCTTCTCCTCGGTGATGATCGACGGCTCGCACCTCCCGTTCGACGAGAACGCGGCGCTCACGAAGAAGGTCGTCGAGCACGCGCACGATCACGACGTCTCGGTCGAGGGCGAGCTCGGGGTGCTGGCGGGAATCGAGGACGACGTGGAGGCGGCGAAGTCGATCTACACGCGGCCGGACGAGGTCGAGGAGTTCGTGAAGCGCACGGGCGTCGACTCGCTCGCGATCTCGATAGGCACGTCGCACGGCGCGGCGAAGTTCAAGCCGGCCCAGTGTACGCGCGACGCGGACGGCGTGCTCGTGCCGCCGCCGCTCCGATTCGACATCCTCGAGGAGATCGAGTGCCGCATCCCGGGGTTCCCGATCGTGCTCCACGGCTCGTCGTCGGTGGTGCCGGAGTACGTGAAGATGATCAACGACTGCGGCGGGAAGCTTCTGGACGCGGTCGGCATCCCGGAGGAGCAGCTCCGGCGGGCGGCGAAGTCGGCGGTGTGCAAGATCAACATCGACTCCGACGGCCGGCTCGCGATGACCGCGGTCGTCCGCAAGGTGTTCGCCGAGAAGCCCGCCGAGTTCGACCCGCGCAAGTACCTCGGCCCGGCGCGCGACGAGCTCAAGAAGATGATCATCCACAAGAACCAGGCCGTTCTCGGCTCGGCCGGGAAGGGGAGGGAGATCTTCGGGTAGCGGCTCGGCCGGGTCGCTTCCCCAGGGCGTCGCGCTCTTCTCGGACCCAGTTCCTCCCAGTCCTTTCCCTAAGGTCTATTCGCCCTGCAGACTGCCGCCGCCGTCGAATTTCGGCAACCTTTCACGCAAACGGCCGATTCAGAGCTGTCGGAGAGCTGAATCGCAAGGTGTGTCCGCGGGCGAGTGGAGGACGCCGGAGGGCTCGTCGATGGAGGAGATGCGGTCGTGGGCACCAGCACGTTGAAGCCTTCGATTCACGGAGCACGCCCTGGGGCGGATGAGACAGCGCGGAGCCACGGCGGAGAGCGTGGTGGAGGCGATCCGGAGTGGTCAACGAGAGCCCGCGCGGCGCGGGTGTTCGCAATTCCGATTGAGTGTTCCCTTCGGCAAGGAGTGGGGTGGCCGCGCCTACGCGATGCAGCAGATCGTTCCGATCGTCGCCGAGGAAGACGATTGCCTCGTGGTGGTGACCGTGTTTACATTCTATTTTCAGGAAGGGGGTGACCGATGAAGATCACCTACGACAAGGACGCCGACGCCCTGTATATCCGCTTCATCGAGGGCGATTTCCAGTGCCGGGTAGTGCGGATCAGCGACGACGTCGCCGCAGACTTCGCCGAGAACGACAGGCTCGTCGGCATCGAGGTGCTCGGCGCACATCGGCTCTTCTCCGAGCCCGACAAGCCGGCGATCGATCTGCGAGACATCCTTCCGCGCGTCGTCGCCGCCTGACGGACCGCTTTCTTCGCCGACTTTTTGGGCGGTGCGTCCGCTCGTGTTACTTTTTTCCAATGAGCCAGTCGCCGGTCCACCGTCCCTTGAGCCTCCCCACGTTCCAGCTCTCCAGGCGCGCGACCCCGACCGGTACGACCGCCAGCCGGATCCTCGTCGTCGACAACGACGCCGCGGCCCTCCTGGGCTTTCGGCGCATCCTCCAGGGGCGCTGGTGCGTCGACGCCGCGCTCGGCGCGAACGCCGCCGCGTCGCTGCTCGCGGCCCAGGAGTACCGGGCGGTGCTCACCGACTACGAGATGCCGGGTTACAACGGCATCTGGCTGCTCGAGCAGGTGCGCCGGCTGTACCCGCGCACGCTCCGGATCCTCGTCTCCGGCGCCACGCCCTCGCTCTTCCTGCCGCACGTCCGCTCCGGCCTGATCCAGCGGTTCGTCCCGACGCCCGCGAGCGCCGAGAGCCTCGTCGAGAGCCTCGCGCGCTGACCCACACCACCCCTGGCCTCCTTCAATACGTCGTGGTAGGCATTCCGTATGGAGAGGAAGACACACGATCTCGTCGTCATCGGCGCGGGCCCCGGGGGATACGTCGCCGCGATCCGCGCGGCGCAAGCGGGAATGGACGTCGCGTGCGTGGAGCGCCACGAGCGGCTCGGCGGCACGTGCCTGAACGTCGGCTGCATCCCGAGCAAGGCGCTCCTCGAGGCGAGCGAGCGTTACGTGGGCGCGCGGGATCGCCTCGCCGGCTTCGGCGTCCGCGTCGAGGGCGTGTCGGTCGACGTCGCGGCGGTGCAGAGGCGCAAGGAATCGATCGTCGACGGCCTCACCAAGGGGGTCGCGTTCCTCTTCAAGAAGAACAAGATCGCGCGCTACCAGGGCACGGCGCGGCTCGCCGGGCCGCGGCTCGTCGCGGTGGACGGGGCGACGCCTGTCGAGCTCGCGGCGAAGTCGATCCTCATCGCCACGGGGAGCAAGGCGGCGACGATCCCGGGCGTCGCGCTCGACGGGGAGCGCATCGGCTCGAGCACGGCGGCGCTCGCGTATGCCGAGGTGCCGAGGCGGCTCGTCGTGATCGGCGCGGGCGTCATCGGGCTCGAGCTCGGCTCGGTCTGGCGGCGGCTCGGCGCCGAGGTGACCGTGGTCGAGTACGTGGACCGCGTGCTCCCCGAGATGGACGCGGAGCTCGCGCGCCACGCGCACAGGCTCCTCAAGCGGCAGGGGCTCGTCATCCACACCGGGGCGCGGGTGAAGGCGGCGCGCGTCGACGGCGCGGAGTGCGTCGTCGAGGTCGAGGGGATGGAGCCGCTGCGGGCGGATCGCGTGCTCGTCGCGACCGGGCGGGCGCCGCGCACCGAGGGGCTCGGGCTCGCGGAGGTGGGCGTGAAGCTCACGGCCAAGGGCCGCATCGAGGTCGACGAGCGTTACGAAACGTCCGTGCCCGGCGTGTACGCCGTCGGCGACGTGATAGGCGGCGCGATGCTCGCGCACAAGGCGTCCGAGGAGGGCGTCGCGTGCGTCGAGAAGCTCGCCGGGCTCGAGGGGCACGTC
The DNA window shown above is from Pseudomonadota bacterium and carries:
- the lpdA gene encoding dihydrolipoyl dehydrogenase; translated protein: MERKTHDLVVIGAGPGGYVAAIRAAQAGMDVACVERHERLGGTCLNVGCIPSKALLEASERYVGARDRLAGFGVRVEGVSVDVAAVQRRKESIVDGLTKGVAFLFKKNKIARYQGTARLAGPRLVAVDGATPVELAAKSILIATGSKAATIPGVALDGERIGSSTAALAYAEVPRRLVVIGAGVIGLELGSVWRRLGAEVTVVEYVDRVLPEMDAELARHAHRLLKRQGLVIHTGARVKAARVDGAECVVEVEGMEPLRADRVLVATGRAPRTEGLGLAEVGVKLTAKGRIEVDERYETSVPGVYAVGDVIGGAMLAHKASEEGVACVEKLAGLEGHVDYGVIPAVVYTAPEIASVGRTQDALEREGVPFKAGVFPFKANGRALAHGENDGLVKLLAHAETDAILGVHIIGPWASELVGQGAVAMAARMTSAAFARVCAAHPSLSEALHEAALAVSGKAIHG
- a CDS encoding class II fructose-1,6-bisphosphate aldolase, yielding MATSYKDLGLVNTKRMFAAAFRGGFAIPAYNFNNMEQLQAIALGCAESDSPFILQVSGGARKYANQTLLRYMAEGAAQMMKEVNPHLRFCLHLDHGDTYELCASCIETGFSSVMIDGSHLPFDENAALTKKVVEHAHDHDVSVEGELGVLAGIEDDVEAAKSIYTRPDEVEEFVKRTGVDSLAISIGTSHGAAKFKPAQCTRDADGVLVPPPLRFDILEEIECRIPGFPIVLHGSSSVVPEYVKMINDCGGKLLDAVGIPEEQLRRAAKSAVCKINIDSDGRLAMTAVVRKVFAEKPAEFDPRKYLGPARDELKKMIIHKNQAVLGSAGKGREIFG
- a CDS encoding DUF4258 domain-containing protein, with the protein product MRQRGATAESVVEAIRSGQREPARRGCSQFRLSVPFGKEWGGRAYAMQQIVPIVAEEDDCLVVVTVFTFYFQEGGDR
- a CDS encoding DUF2283 domain-containing protein, whose translation is MKITYDKDADALYIRFIEGDFQCRVVRISDDVAADFAENDRLVGIEVLGAHRLFSEPDKPAIDLRDILPRVVAA
- a CDS encoding response regulator, with the protein product MSQSPVHRPLSLPTFQLSRRATPTGTTASRILVVDNDAAALLGFRRILQGRWCVDAALGANAAASLLAAQEYRAVLTDYEMPGYNGIWLLEQVRRLYPRTLRILVSGATPSLFLPHVRSGLIQRFVPTPASAESLVESLAR
- a CDS encoding class II fructose-bisphosphate aldolase: MGIDAKSFNRALEVGRPPNVRKLFPNSKALIVSGKVVDRAMRAKGKAMTIAANARNRLVIQGVLRAAQRANAAVIIEIAKSEGGAGAYCAVNYWNMATYVDAVANELGITVPVALHADHYGIKGAKDVEAARTEIPSMFEAGLTSIAIDASHLPDDENLLASLDLNQYIPAWAGHETEVGEIKGKEGLSTKGEALFLIRGLNAHGIFPDWIALNNGTTHGIEASEAGIQVELTAGIHEALEPYKLSGAQHGTSGNSSERLRRIAKETHTTKANVATALQMISWGVKVNDYGNAELDAEKRLVKVPGAGVTEELWAEMVAYGTEKKWKAGDYKSINLPFENKIQRQPAAIRERSIQAVEDFVYNLFANVFYATDTADLGIEAILKAGSFDLGPKAERVEKAADWTPEKIRERAKTIASDKGAAGNFDD
- a CDS encoding protein kinase; translation: MSELLGRVLDKKYRLVRLIGEGGMGTVWEAEHTLISRRVAVKVMNTVATDDKATVHRFFLEAQSASAIGHPNIVEIFDVGVEDDGTAFIVMELLSGDSLETLLLDRGSFSPQRTVTV